The Thermus islandicus DSM 21543 DNA segment CCTCACCCTCAAGGAGGGCCGGGTGGAGACCGCAGGCCGGGCCCGGGGGGAAAGGAAGGCCCGAGAGGAGATCGTGAGGGACTTCCAGGCCTGGGCGGCGGGACGCCCACGCATCCGCGCCTTTTTCCTCTATAGCGGCGAGGAGGAGGCCGTGCGCGAGCTAAGGGAGAGGGTCCTCGCGCTTGGCCTCCCCGTGGAGGAGGCCCTGGTGAGCGAGATCGGGGCGGTGATCGCCAGCCACACCGGACCCGGGGCCTACGGGGTCTACGCCTACAGCCTCTAGCGGGGGGAAGGCGTGCGGGCTGTGGTGCAACGGGTTTCCGAGGCCTTCGTGGAGGTGGAGGGGGAGGTGGTGGGAAGGATCGGGCTGGGCCTCCTCGTCCTCCTGGGCGTGGGGCAGAAGGACAGCACCGAGGATGCCCTCTACCTGGCGCGGAAGATCGTCCACCTCCGGGTCTTCCCCGACCTCGAGGGCCGGATGAACCTCTCCCTCCGGGAGGTGGGGGGGGAGGTGCTTGTGGTGAGCCAGTTCACCCTCTACGCCGACACCCGTAAGGGCCACCGCCCCTCCTTTCTTAAGGCGGCTCCGCCCGATCAGGGCAAAAGGCTCTATGAGGCGGCCATAGAGGCCTTCCTCCAGCAGGGGGTCCATGTGGAAACCGGCATCTACGGGGCCCACATGCGGGTCCACCTGGTGAACGACGGCCCCGTCACCCTCCTCCTGGACTCGGAGGAGCGCCTTAGGCCGAGGTAGCCTCTCACACCTCTCACCCTCGCCCCGGGGAGAATGGGGCGTGCTCCCGGGCACGTGGTGAAGATGAAAAAGATAGAACCCAAGGACTGGATCCCCCTTATCAAGCCCTATACCAAGCCCAACATGGCCAGAAGCCTCCGCCAGGTGGCGAACACCCTCCTCCCCCTCCTCCTCCTCTTCTACCTGGCCCACCGGGCCCTTTCGGTCTCCCTCTTCCTTACCCTGGCCTTAGACGCCCTGGCCGCCCTCTTCCTGGTGCGCCTCTTCATCCTCCAGCACGACGCCGGCCACGGTTCCTTCTTTCCCAAGAAGTGGATGAACAACCTCCTGGGCTTCCTCGCTGGGGTTTTGACCCTCGTCCCCTACCACCACTGGCAGCTCTCCCACGCACGGCACCACGCCACGAGCGGCAACCTGGACAAGCGGGGGGTGGGGGACATTTACACCATGACCCTGGAGGAGTACCTGCGGGCCACCCCGAGCGAGCGCCTGCGGTACCGGCTCTACCGCAACCCCTTTGTGATGTTCCTCCTTGGGCCCCTCTACGTCTTCCTCCTCTCCTACCGCCTTCCCTTGGGCTACGGCTCGGAAAAGCCCTCGGTGCGGAACTCCGTGGCCCTCACCAACCTCTTCCTCGTCCTCCTCTGGGCGGGGATCTACCTGGGCTTCGGCCTCAAGACCCTCCTCCTCGTCTACCTCCCCATCCAGTACCTCGCCGGGATGGTGGGGATCTTCCTCTTCTACGTCCAGCACCAGTTTGAGGACGCCTACTGGGAGCACGACCCTCGCTGGGAGCACTTGAAGGCCGCCATGGAGGGGAGCACCTACCTAAAGCTTCCCAGGGTCCTCCAGTGGCTCACGGGGAACATCGGCTTCCACCACATCCACCACCTGGCCCCCAAGATCCCCAACTACCTCCTCCCCGAGGTGCAGGAGAAGGTGGACCTGGTGAAGGTGGCCCCCACCGTGACCCTCAGGGACGCCCTGGGCATCGCCTTCGCCGACCTGCACCTCCACGACGAGGAAAGCCGGAAGCTCATCGGCTTCAAGGAAGCCCACCGCAGGCTAAGGGAGAAGGCGAGGCTTGCTAGTGGCGGAAGTGGCGCACGCCCGTGAAGACCATGGCCATCCCCGCCTCCTCCGCCGCCCGGATGGAGTCCCCGTCCCGGAGGCTTCCCCCGGGCTGGATGACGGCGGCTACCCCGAAGGAGGCGGCGAGGCGAAGGACGTCGTCAAAGGGGAAGAAGGCGTCGGAGGCCAAGACGGCTCCCCTCGCCCCCTCCCCTGCGGCCTCGAGGGCGTGCCGGGCGGCGGCGAGGCGGTTTGTCTGTCCTACCCCGATCCCCAGGGTCCTTCCCCCCTTGGCCACCACGATGGCGTTGGAGCGCACGTGCTTCACCACCTTCCAGGCGAAGAGGAGGTCCTGCCACTCCGCCTCGGTGGGCGCCTTCTTAGTGACCACCCGGAGGTCCACCGGGTCCATGGCATCGGCGTCCTGCAGGAGCACCCCACCCCTTAGCCGCCTCAGGTCCAGGTAGAGGCCCTGGGCGGGGAAGGGCACCCGGAGGAGGCGGAGGTTTCTCTTCTTGGCCAAGACCGCCAGGGCCTCCTGGCTGAAGGCGGGGGCGAGGACCACCTCGAGGAAGACCTCCCCCAAGGCTTGGGCGGTGGGGCCGTCCACCTCCCGGTTGAAGGCCACGATCCCCCCGAAGATGGAGACGAGATCCGCGGCGTAGGCCTTCCTGTAGGCCTCCAAGGGCCCCTCCCCCAGGGCCACCCCGCAGGGGTTCTGGTGCTTCACCGCCACGCAGGCGGGTTCCGCGAACTCCGAGACCAGGTTCCAGGCGGCCTCCGCGTCCAGGTAGTTGTTGAAGCTCATGGCCTTGCCCTGGAGGACTTCGGCCAGAAGCAAGGGGCCTTCCTCCCCCACCACCCGGTAGAGGGCCGCCTCCTGGTGGGGGTTCTCCCCGTAGCGCAGGGGCGCCGCCCTCTTCAGGACCAGGAACTTCTCCTCGGGGAACTTCTCCCCGGCCAGCCACTCGGCGATGGCGGCGTCGTAGGCGGCGGTGTGGGCGAAGGCCTTGCGGGCAAGCTCCCGGCGGAACTCCGGCGTGGGCCCCTCCCTAAGGGCCTCGAGGACCTTCCCGTAGTCCCCGGGGTCGCAGACGGGGAGGACCGCCAGGTGGTTCTTGGCCGCCGCCCGGAGCATGGCGGGCCCCCCGATGTCCACCTGCTCCAGCGCCTCCTCAAAGGAAGCCCCCCGGGCCACCGCCTCCCGGAAGGGGTAGAGGTTCACCGCCAGGACGCCGATGCGCTCCAGGCCCAAGGACCTAAGCTCCTCCTCCTGGTCGGGCCGGGCGAGGAGGGCGGCGTGCACCCTGGGGTGGAGGGTCTTGACCCGGCCCGAGAGGACCTCGGGAAAGCCGGTGAACTCGGAGATGTAGGTCACGGGAAGCCCGGCCTCCTTCAGGACCCGGTACGTCCCCCCGGTGGCGAGGAGGCGGAAGCCCAGGTCCACAAGGCCCCGGGCGAAGGCCTCGAGGCCCCGCTTGTCAGAAACGGAGAGGAGCGCCCACATGAAAGGGATTGTACCCGCTAAACTGAGGGGGATGACCATCTACGAGGGCATCCAAAAGGCCATCCGGGAGGCCATGAAGGCCAAGGACCAGAAGACCCTGGACTTCGCCCGGGTAGTCAAGGCGGAGTTGGACCGCAAGGGGGACGGCAAACCCC contains these protein-coding regions:
- the dtd gene encoding D-aminoacyl-tRNA deacylase, translating into MRAVVQRVSEAFVEVEGEVVGRIGLGLLVLLGVGQKDSTEDALYLARKIVHLRVFPDLEGRMNLSLREVGGEVLVVSQFTLYADTRKGHRPSFLKAAPPDQGKRLYEAAIEAFLQQGVHVETGIYGAHMRVHLVNDGPVTLLLDSEERLRPR
- a CDS encoding fatty acid desaturase — protein: MKKIEPKDWIPLIKPYTKPNMARSLRQVANTLLPLLLLFYLAHRALSVSLFLTLALDALAALFLVRLFILQHDAGHGSFFPKKWMNNLLGFLAGVLTLVPYHHWQLSHARHHATSGNLDKRGVGDIYTMTLEEYLRATPSERLRYRLYRNPFVMFLLGPLYVFLLSYRLPLGYGSEKPSVRNSVALTNLFLVLLWAGIYLGFGLKTLLLVYLPIQYLAGMVGIFLFYVQHQFEDAYWEHDPRWEHLKAAMEGSTYLKLPRVLQWLTGNIGFHHIHHLAPKIPNYLLPEVQEKVDLVKVAPTVTLRDALGIAFADLHLHDEESRKLIGFKEAHRRLREKARLASGGSGARP
- the purH gene encoding bifunctional phosphoribosylaminoimidazolecarboxamide formyltransferase/IMP cyclohydrolase — encoded protein: MWALLSVSDKRGLEAFARGLVDLGFRLLATGGTYRVLKEAGLPVTYISEFTGFPEVLSGRVKTLHPRVHAALLARPDQEEELRSLGLERIGVLAVNLYPFREAVARGASFEEALEQVDIGGPAMLRAAAKNHLAVLPVCDPGDYGKVLEALREGPTPEFRRELARKAFAHTAAYDAAIAEWLAGEKFPEEKFLVLKRAAPLRYGENPHQEAALYRVVGEEGPLLLAEVLQGKAMSFNNYLDAEAAWNLVSEFAEPACVAVKHQNPCGVALGEGPLEAYRKAYAADLVSIFGGIVAFNREVDGPTAQALGEVFLEVVLAPAFSQEALAVLAKKRNLRLLRVPFPAQGLYLDLRRLRGGVLLQDADAMDPVDLRVVTKKAPTEAEWQDLLFAWKVVKHVRSNAIVVAKGGRTLGIGVGQTNRLAAARHALEAAGEGARGAVLASDAFFPFDDVLRLAASFGVAAVIQPGGSLRDGDSIRAAEEAGMAMVFTGVRHFRH